ACATCTCGATCAAATAGattcaatatattttttacgAAAAGATCAACATTTTGAAGACGTCATTTTTTGTTCTTCTTCAACCTAGGACAGCCCACCCACCTGCGCGCCATGCGCGCCCGTGGAAGAAGCAGACGGCAGCGGGACTAGCCTGCGGGGAGCGCACGCGACCGCGGAGCCAGTGGACATCGGTGGAGCCGGCATGCGTGGGGCTTCGCGTTTGCAGGGGTGGCGGCATGATCGGTGTGTCCGCGGGGAGCAGGGTGGCACCGTCACGAGCAGTGGCCGGCGCGTCCAACGGCGGCGCCGCAGAAGCGTGGGGTCAGCGCCGCGTGGGGCAGCGCGTCCGTGGGGGCCGACGGCAAGCCGGCGGCAGGGGCGCATGGATGGGTGCTAGGCATCCGACGATCAATATTAAGcacacgaatctcaaacacttGACGTCGATTGGGAAAAAAACTTCCGAAAGTTAAGAGGTCAAGGTCGACGGGGCGTGGCGCGGTGGGGCCGATGGCCTTGACCTCGCATCAGGGGCTGGATAAGAGACGACGCGCATGGGGGACCTCTTGGGTCTTGGCAGGGAGTTCGGAGGGTTCATGGGCTGAGGAGGCCCAGCTGCCTACGGTTCCTCCGTGTCTGGGCCGAATGAGTTGCGCAAAGTTGTCACCGGGGGGTGAGGTCCTGTTACTACTGCGTGTGCCTAGTAGTGACATCACAGAAGGAGTTCCTCCAACAAATTGTCTGCCGTGTCGTGTCATGAGCATGACCACCACGAATGACCAGCCATTCTACCTCTGCCACACCACTTGAGCCTTTCATGTCGCTTTCCCGCCAACATATGTTACCTTCTATGCTCCGCTCAGACCAGTGACCGAGTCCAAACAGATCGCTCTCCTGAAAACCTCCCAGatcgatctcctcctcccttGCTGCTGAAGAAAATCGCCATGGCGGAGACCATCGTCTCTGCCGTCATAGGCGACGCCGTCAGCAGAGTGATCTCCCTCCTCACAGGACGCTTCAGCCACCAACAGAGCACCGAGGCCAAGCTGCGAAGGATATGCCACATGCTCGTCAGGATCCACAgcgcggtggaggaggccaAAGCGCGGCAGATCATCAACGACGGCGTCCTGCAGTGGCTCTCGGAGCTCATCGACGGCGAGTACCAGGGCCGGTACCTGCTCGACATGATCAGCTGCGGCGACCGGAAAGAACTTGATGAGGACAAGGACTCCTATGCCAAGCAGGTACCTCTTCCACAACCACAAGCTTCCTCCATGTCTCTGTTCAATCCCGCAAAGCGGATGCGGGTCGCTGCAGGTGCCATGAAGAAGGTCCTGTCGCGCTGCGATCTCATCGGTGCCGCCGATGAGGTCGATAGGGTTCTGGAGAGCTTGCAAGGGGTCTCTGGTGATCTTGGGGAATTCATCTTGCTCCTTCAAGGCTTCAATCCGATCGGCCGGCCCCTGCCTACAAACATCTTCATCGACGGCCAGATGTTCGGTCGGCATGTGGAGAAACAGAGGATCATCAACTTCCTACTGCATAACAATGAAGGTCGCTCTCCGGGGGGGCTGGATGTGCTTCCGATTGTCGGCGCTATCGGAGTCGGGAAGACAACCCTGGTTCAACACTCCTGCGACGATGACAGGGTGCGCAGGCACTTTTCTGTGATCATGTTCTTCAATTTCTCATGTACCTATGCTATCGCGGCGACGAGGGAAACAGGCACAGCAGTTGCCATCCGGTCCAAACATGTCATTGGTGATGCTCAGCTAAGTCTGAACGACCCACTGCAGTGGATCAAGAGGAATTGCCACGACAAGAGGTTCCTGGTCGTGTTCGAGGGCGTCGACATGTGCAGGAAGCAGAAGCTTCAAGAGCTCCTGCTGAAACTGAGGTGTGCGGAACAGGGGAGCAAGGTGATCTTCACAACGAACAACAGGCGTGTCTCGACCTTGGGAACGGTGGAGCCGATCGTGCTCAAGGTCCTGCCCATCCCGGAGTACTGGTTCTTCTTCAAGGCGCACGCGTTTGCAGGCAGGGATCTCGAGGAGAATCCAAGGCTGGTGAGGGCAGGCAAGGCGATTGCGAGGAAACTGAACGGGTCCTTCTTTGGAGCGAAGATTGTCGGAGGATTGCTCAAGGACCATCCAGATCCCAGATTTTGGTTTAAGGTCCTGAGGAGCAACATTGGGGGTCTTTCTATGCTCGGTGATGGCATGGGATACATTGCAGATTTGTCCGAGAACTTGCTGCCGAATCATGTGAACGTGTGCCAGGTGAACATTTCCAAggttccctttgcctcacagaTAGAGTTGCCCAGATTTCAGGATCTGTGTGAACCTCATGCCTCAGAGACTAGCTTAGCAGATAATGTCAGCTTTGCCAGAGTACTTTTGTGCAAGTCGGTGATGCCGTTCTATAACAATTACTACATTGCTTCCTGCACTATAGGCTCAGGAAACATTTGTTGCGAGCGCGCTATGGTTTCATCTAGTTTCTTGTTGGATGATCTCTAAATAGCTATCCATgatctttctttgtttcctcaTGTACATATGTATGTGTTTTCCAAGTATTCTTTGCCTGTCTTTCTGTTTGGTTCATTTTCAGAGTAATCTGCTCTCAAAAGATTCCGTATAAGTGTAAGGTACTTATCGACTTCAATCAGATTGTCCTTGGACCAGTGATGATCACCTGCTTTCCGAAATCTTAGTTATGAAGATGAGCAGGACATATAACAGTTCCAAAGAAGTGGGGAATTGGAAATTTTAGCTTTCATGATACCAAAAATTCCAGTGAGGTCCGGACAACCTCATATGTACACATAGTCATACAAGGGTTTGCAGTTTCAGAATGTTCAGAGTCAAAATCCAGAGTTTCTTTTTTGAACGAACCAAAAATCCAGAGTTTCTTTCTCGCACAAAAAAAGGTTCCTTTCCTCcagaaaaagtaaaaaaaaaaagcaaagttGCAACATTGCAATAGTTTCCTCGGTGAACCTGCACCCTTTTCACGGTCAGTTCATCCTACAATTTTTCAGTGAACTGAACCGGTCCCTACTAAGAGCACCACATTCAGAAGTGGTTCCCAGTCCATGTCCACATACTCTTCCAGAATGATTGGTTAGCTTCCAAGGCATCCAACCATAAATACCCATCCATGTTCTCATGCTCCATCCCATTCCCATGCCTTGCCCAAACTGCAACTCCTACACACTCAAAGTGAGaatcatatatgtatatatgcatatataataTCTATTTGCATCTCATCTCTTGCACACACCACGAGTCAGATCCGTTTATCCTGCTTCTTTGCCTAGTATCAACCCTAATGGTCCACTCAGCCACTCAATTGTATAAAATTTCCTTCTGAGTCAACtagtcctctctctctctctctctctctctctctctctctctctctccctctctccctctctttctctctctagctcACTTCTCCTGTGAGATCATCTCATGTTTGACCTTGCATAGTAGCCGTCCAAGGTACGGAGCACACAGAGGCATGAGGTTTCGCAGAGGCAAGAGCTCCAACAAGGCCAAGAAGGGCTCCGCTGCTCCATGGCAGAATGGAGAG
This sequence is a window from Setaria italica strain Yugu1 chromosome III, Setaria_italica_v2.0, whole genome shotgun sequence. Protein-coding genes within it:
- the LOC101770127 gene encoding disease resistance protein RGA2, translating into MAETIVSAVIGDAVSRVISLLTGRFSHQQSTEAKLRRICHMLVRIHSAVEEAKARQIINDGVLQWLSELIDGEYQGRYLLDMISCGDRKELDEDKDSYAKQVPLPQPQASSMSLFNPAKRMRVAAGAMKKVLSRCDLIGAADEVDRVLESLQGVSGDLGEFILLLQGFNPIGRPLPTNIFIDGQMFGRHVEKQRIINFLLHNNEGRSPGGLDVLPIVGAIGVGKTTLVQHSCDDDRVRRHFSVIMFFNFSCTYAIAATRETGTAVAIRSKHVIGDAQLSLNDPLQWIKRNCHDKRFLVVFEGVDMCRKQKLQELLLKLRCAEQGSKVIFTTNNRRVSTLGTVEPIVLKVLPIPEYWFFFKAHAFAGRDLEENPRLVRAGKAIARKLNGSFFGAKIVGGLLKDHPDPRFWFKVLRSNIGGLSMLGDGMGYIADLSENLLPNHVNVCQVNISKVPFASQIELPRFQDLCEPHASETSLADNVSFARVLLCKSVMPFYNNYYIASCTIGSGNICCERAMVSSSFLLDDL